A window of Bacteroidota bacterium contains these coding sequences:
- the rlmH gene encoding 23S rRNA (pseudouridine(1915)-N(3))-methyltransferase RlmH: protein MKITLFLIGKTEEGFVKTACEQYEKRLKHYIPFVINVIPDVKNAGKLAHQELKLKEGELLLKQLNNSDFVVLLDDKGKQFSSIEYAAYLQLQMNSGLKNLCFVVGGAFGFSDEVYARANSKFSLSKMTFTHQMIRMLFLEQSYRALSILKGESYHHE from the coding sequence TTGAAAATCACTTTATTTTTAATTGGGAAAACAGAAGAAGGATTTGTGAAAACGGCGTGCGAACAGTATGAAAAACGCCTTAAGCATTACATTCCATTTGTAATTAATGTTATACCCGATGTTAAAAATGCAGGCAAGCTGGCACATCAGGAGCTAAAATTAAAAGAAGGCGAATTGCTGCTTAAACAACTTAACAATTCCGATTTTGTAGTGCTCTTAGATGACAAAGGCAAACAATTTTCATCCATCGAATATGCCGCTTATCTGCAGCTGCAGATGAATAGCGGATTAAAAAATCTATGCTTTGTGGTTGGCGGTGCTTTTGGGTTTAGCGATGAAGTGTATGCGCGTGCCAATTCAAAATTTTCGCTTTCCAAAATGACTTTTACCCATCAAATGATTCGTATGCTTTTTTTGGAGCAAAGCTATCGGGCATTAAGCATTTTGAAAGGAGAATCTTATCACCACGAGTAA